A stretch of the Halomonas sp. CH40 genome encodes the following:
- a CDS encoding c-type cytochrome gives MNISKKSLALAVSGVSVALATGMMAQAADDSEQQEAEAPYQTLVELGYPAPKENELVHVPPTMADLEEADIHPELKKVIRRGYELFTDTQQLRGKNVFNDMNCSSCHLGEGRQPFSAPIWPAAVTLPDFRGKNQHVNNLEERIAGCFAYSMNGTPPEYGSDDMLALSAYHQWLATGAPMYPDQPIYGRGFPAPDRPEELSYANGKAVYQDQCVICHQEDGSGHYEDGKYVFPAPWGDGSNNWGAGIVRTHTAAGFIKNNMPLGQPLSLSDQDAWDVAYYMTQQERPQDPRYAGDVDEVLERFGPTFHKNSSYGQIREEDNHRLADHANWGEKGDSVVPWNVGVPRFEDLED, from the coding sequence ATGAATATATCCAAGAAAAGCCTGGCGCTGGCCGTATCCGGGGTATCTGTTGCCTTGGCAACCGGCATGATGGCACAAGCCGCTGATGACAGTGAGCAACAGGAAGCTGAGGCGCCTTATCAGACGCTGGTGGAGCTGGGCTACCCGGCGCCCAAGGAAAACGAGTTGGTGCATGTGCCGCCTACCATGGCAGACCTGGAAGAAGCGGATATTCATCCTGAGCTCAAGAAAGTCATTCGCCGCGGGTATGAGCTGTTTACCGACACCCAACAGCTGCGCGGTAAAAATGTCTTTAACGACATGAACTGTTCCAGCTGCCACCTGGGTGAAGGCCGCCAGCCGTTCAGCGCACCGATCTGGCCTGCTGCGGTCACCCTGCCGGATTTTCGTGGCAAGAATCAGCACGTCAACAACCTTGAGGAGCGCATTGCCGGCTGCTTCGCCTACTCGATGAACGGTACGCCGCCGGAATACGGCAGTGATGACATGCTGGCGCTATCTGCCTACCATCAGTGGCTGGCGACCGGTGCGCCCATGTATCCTGATCAGCCCATCTACGGGCGTGGTTTCCCGGCACCTGATCGACCGGAAGAACTCAGCTATGCCAACGGTAAAGCGGTTTATCAGGACCAGTGCGTTATCTGTCATCAGGAAGATGGCTCAGGGCACTATGAAGACGGCAAGTACGTCTTTCCAGCCCCGTGGGGAGATGGCTCCAATAACTGGGGGGCTGGCATCGTACGTACCCACACAGCGGCTGGCTTTATCAAGAACAACATGCCGCTGGGGCAGCCGCTATCGCTGTCTGATCAGGACGCCTGGGATGTGGCCTATTACATGACGCAGCAGGAACGTCCTCAGGATCCCCGCTATGCGGGTGATGTTGACGAAGTGCTGGAGCGCTTTGGCCCGACCTTCCACAAGAACTCAAGCTACGGACAGATTCGCGAGGAAGATAATCATCGCCTGGCGGATCACGCCAACTGGGGCGAGAAAGGCGACAGTGTCGTGCCCTGGAATGTCGGCGTGCCACGTTTTGAAGACCTGGAAGACTGA
- a CDS encoding c-type cytochrome produces MSKRILGGLGLLLGAGLSAGSTLALEPGDPQRGQAAAATCTACHQANGSGMNVPGGESWPRLAGQDAGYIEKQLHDFKSGRRQNASMMPFANMLDDQQIADVAAYYSQMEITPASGGEEASDAILARGEQLANRGDWDDYIVSCASCHGPGGTGVGSDFPGVASQHAGYISAQLHAWKDGERSNDPQNLMGAIAKRMSDDDIAAVSAWYASQAPDVEEGE; encoded by the coding sequence ATGAGCAAGAGGATATTAGGCGGGCTAGGCCTGCTACTCGGCGCTGGTTTGAGTGCAGGCAGCACACTGGCACTGGAACCTGGCGACCCACAGCGTGGTCAGGCAGCAGCGGCGACTTGCACTGCCTGCCATCAGGCCAACGGTAGCGGGATGAATGTACCCGGAGGGGAATCCTGGCCGCGTTTGGCAGGCCAGGATGCTGGTTACATTGAAAAGCAGCTGCATGATTTCAAGTCGGGCCGCCGCCAGAACGCTAGCATGATGCCTTTCGCCAACATGCTGGACGATCAGCAGATTGCCGATGTGGCAGCTTATTACAGCCAGATGGAGATAACGCCGGCGTCAGGGGGCGAAGAAGCCAGCGATGCCATCCTGGCACGCGGAGAGCAACTGGCTAACCGCGGCGACTGGGATGATTACATTGTTTCCTGTGCCAGCTGCCATGGCCCGGGGGGCACTGGGGTAGGCAGTGATTTTCCAGGGGTTGCCAGTCAGCATGCCGGTTATATCAGCGCCCAACTGCATGCCTGGAAAGACGGCGAGCGCTCCAATGACCCTCAGAATCTGATGGGGGCGATTGCCAAGCGTATGAGCGATGATGACATCGCCGCCGTATCGGCCTGGTATGCCAGCCAGGCGCCAGACGTAGAAGAGGGGGAGTAA
- a CDS encoding ATP-binding protein → MSLRVRLLLTLGATLLLLWGSAAAWLMWDLEEKVVETLDQRLAQSARMVAGLMLQLPPEVWEQADQRALSIPPIEGLACQVHSPRGEIMARTHTDMEDILTPGERGHAYREEGDMTWRVFTYERGGLTITTADRMDERDMLLSDVMRVAVVPFVVALVGSLLALWLVVWRGLAPLTRLRESLANRHPDALAPISTYGVPAEIQPLIETLNGLLARVQQTIIREQRFTNDAAHELRTPLTAIKTHLQVARRVDGEAAAASLAHAEQGVVRLSRTLDQLLMLARVEGRLRFDDGEESHVADVATCAMADSRAPDATRFVVLGQWPGAVLAMPRELAITALRNLLDNALCHGPKDQPIDVDARWLEGEKAVAFRVRDRGEGVSEQTLEQLPQRFWRASKEQGSGLGLAIVAAIAERFGGRLAFHNDQGGGLVAEFVVPASLLAARE, encoded by the coding sequence TTGAGCCTGCGCGTCCGTCTACTGTTGACCCTTGGGGCGACTCTGCTGCTGCTGTGGGGTAGCGCGGCGGCCTGGCTGATGTGGGATCTGGAAGAAAAGGTGGTAGAAACCCTTGATCAGCGTCTGGCCCAGTCGGCACGGATGGTGGCCGGGCTGATGCTGCAACTCCCGCCTGAAGTATGGGAACAGGCGGATCAACGGGCGCTGTCGATTCCACCGATTGAAGGGCTGGCCTGTCAGGTGCATTCCCCGCGTGGAGAAATCATGGCACGCACTCATACCGATATGGAAGACATTCTGACCCCAGGTGAGCGTGGCCATGCCTACCGCGAGGAAGGCGACATGACCTGGCGAGTGTTCACCTATGAAAGGGGCGGGCTGACGATTACCACCGCCGACCGTATGGACGAGCGCGACATGCTGCTGAGTGATGTCATGCGCGTTGCCGTCGTGCCCTTTGTGGTGGCCCTGGTGGGCAGCCTTCTGGCGCTGTGGCTGGTGGTTTGGCGCGGCCTTGCTCCTTTGACGCGCCTGCGCGAATCGCTGGCAAACCGCCATCCGGATGCGCTGGCGCCGATTTCTACCTATGGCGTGCCCGCTGAAATCCAGCCACTGATTGAAACCTTGAACGGGCTACTGGCCCGAGTGCAGCAGACGATTATTCGTGAGCAGCGTTTTACTAACGACGCTGCCCATGAGTTGCGCACACCGCTGACGGCGATCAAGACGCACCTTCAGGTCGCGCGGCGGGTAGACGGGGAGGCGGCAGCAGCGTCGCTGGCCCATGCCGAGCAGGGCGTTGTGCGGTTAAGCCGAACGCTGGATCAGCTATTGATGCTGGCACGGGTAGAAGGTCGGCTACGCTTTGATGATGGCGAGGAAAGCCATGTGGCCGATGTGGCAACTTGCGCCATGGCGGATTCTCGGGCGCCGGATGCCACTCGTTTTGTGGTGCTCGGCCAGTGGCCTGGGGCGGTGCTGGCAATGCCCAGGGAGCTTGCCATCACCGCCCTGCGTAATCTGCTGGATAACGCCCTATGCCATGGCCCGAAAGACCAACCGATTGATGTGGATGCCCGCTGGCTTGAGGGAGAAAAGGCCGTGGCTTTTCGGGTAAGAGACAGGGGCGAAGGTGTCTCTGAGCAAACGTTGGAGCAACTGCCCCAGCGTTTCTGGCGTGCCAGCAAGGAGCAGGGTAGCGGCCTTGGCCTGGCGATAGTGGCGGCCATTGCCGAGCGTTTTGGCGGTCGTCTGGCGTTTCACAATGACCAGGGCGGCGGTCTGGTTGCCGAATTTGTTGTGCCTGCGTCTTTGCTCGCTGCCCGCGAGTGA
- a CDS encoding response regulator transcription factor, with translation MHVLLVEDDALVAAGIRAGLMTYDFVVDHVVTLQAARQALATVTTDVVVLDRGMPDGDGLQLLEEWRSKGVQIPVLVLTARDAVRDRVDGLHSGADDYLVKPFDLDELVARLHALLRRASGRSSGIIQHGALAVDPVAREVMLNGEPVTLSRRELVLLEAFLHAPRSVLTADQLKDSLYGMNDDVESNALNVHIHHLRRKLGAGVIETVRGLGYRLGKASVVPGDTP, from the coding sequence ATGCATGTTTTGCTGGTTGAAGATGATGCTCTGGTGGCCGCTGGCATCCGCGCTGGCCTGATGACCTATGATTTTGTGGTCGACCATGTGGTAACCCTGCAGGCAGCGCGCCAGGCACTGGCCACGGTGACCACCGATGTAGTGGTGCTTGATCGCGGAATGCCTGACGGTGACGGCCTGCAGCTGCTGGAAGAGTGGCGCAGCAAGGGCGTGCAGATCCCGGTACTGGTGCTGACCGCAAGGGATGCTGTGCGTGATCGGGTCGACGGGTTGCACAGCGGGGCTGATGATTACCTGGTCAAGCCGTTTGATCTTGATGAGCTGGTGGCACGTTTACATGCCTTGCTTCGACGGGCGTCAGGGCGCAGTAGCGGTATCATCCAGCACGGCGCGCTGGCAGTGGACCCGGTGGCCCGCGAGGTAATGCTCAACGGAGAACCCGTCACCCTGTCCCGTCGTGAGCTGGTTTTGCTCGAAGCCTTCCTCCATGCGCCCCGCAGTGTCCTCACCGCCGATCAGCTGAAAGACAGCCTTTATGGCATGAATGACGATGTGGAAAGCAATGCGCTGAATGTTCACATCCATCATTTACGCCGCAAGTTAGGCGCCGGTGTGATTGAAACCGTGCGTGGCCTCGGCTACCGCCTGGGCAAGGCATCTGTTGTTCCTGGAGATACCCCTTGA
- a CDS encoding YeeE/YedE family protein yields the protein MRMVMGYVAGLLFGLGLAISGMTDPARVLGFLDIAGAWDPTLMFVLGGAVVTSFVGYRLVFKQNAPLLGERFQLPTRQDLDSKLLGGAALFGIGWGLSGYCPGPAIASIGGISLPLAAMLVTMVVGWFAAQRLSR from the coding sequence ATGAGGATGGTGATGGGCTATGTGGCCGGGTTGCTGTTTGGTTTAGGCCTGGCGATATCTGGAATGACCGACCCGGCCCGGGTGCTGGGGTTTCTGGATATTGCCGGTGCCTGGGATCCCACTCTGATGTTTGTTCTCGGCGGGGCCGTGGTGACCAGCTTTGTGGGGTATCGTCTGGTGTTCAAGCAGAATGCTCCTCTGTTGGGTGAGCGTTTCCAGTTGCCAACCAGACAGGATCTGGATAGCAAACTGCTGGGAGGCGCCGCCCTGTTTGGGATTGGTTGGGGGTTATCCGGGTATTGTCCTGGTCCTGCGATTGCCTCGATTGGCGGCATTTCCTTGCCTCTGGCGGCGATGCTAGTGACCATGGTGGTGGGCTGGTTTGCTGCACAGCGTTTAAGCCGTTAA
- a CDS encoding YeeE/YedE family protein: MDWTATLQGLVGGILIGLSAVWLMGTMGRIAGISGIVGNLITQRPKGDSAWRITFLLGLISGPLLVMALGGGLGNVANAPGMVIGEPAGGVLLMLVAGFLVGVGTGLGSGCTSGHGVCGLARLSVRSLAATVTFLVTAIITVYVVRHVIGGGA, translated from the coding sequence GTGGACTGGACGGCAACCCTGCAAGGGCTGGTCGGCGGTATTCTGATTGGGCTGTCAGCCGTCTGGCTGATGGGCACCATGGGGCGTATCGCGGGCATTAGTGGCATCGTGGGTAACCTGATTACCCAGCGGCCGAAAGGCGACAGCGCCTGGCGTATCACCTTCCTGTTGGGCCTGATTAGTGGGCCACTGTTGGTGATGGCGTTGGGTGGTGGTCTGGGTAACGTGGCCAATGCCCCGGGAATGGTCATCGGCGAACCGGCCGGGGGTGTCTTGTTGATGCTGGTTGCCGGTTTCCTGGTGGGTGTAGGGACAGGCCTTGGCAGTGGTTGTACCAGCGGTCACGGTGTGTGTGGCCTGGCGCGCCTGTCCGTGCGTTCACTGGCAGCCACCGTGACCTTCCTGGTCACGGCCATCATTACGGTTTACGTGGTTCGCCATGTGATTGGAGGTGGCGCATGA
- a CDS encoding DUF2892 domain-containing protein codes for MKTNVGGIDKIARIAIGALLIVLALTGTIGVWGWIGVVPLATGLLNTCPAYSLLGINTCKTK; via the coding sequence ATGAAAACTAACGTTGGTGGTATTGATAAGATTGCACGTATCGCTATTGGCGCTTTGCTGATCGTTCTCGCCCTGACCGGCACGATCGGTGTCTGGGGCTGGATTGGTGTGGTGCCCTTGGCAACCGGTTTATTGAACACCTGCCCGGCGTATTCCTTGCTGGGTATCAACACCTGTAAAACCAAGTAA
- the sulP gene encoding sulfate permease has product MNVKRYLPILQWLPHYKRDTLTRDLLAAVIVTIMLIPQSLAYAMLAGLPAEVGLYASVLPLVAYAVFGTSRTLAVGPVAVVSLMTAAALGNIATPGSAEYVGAALVLALLSGLILTLMGLARLGFLANFLSHPVISGFITASGLIIAAGQLRHLLGVEASGHNMIELLIGLGREVGNIHLATFLIGLGTLVFLYSTRRWLKGILLNFGAPAMVADLLTKAAPIVAVAVTTLVTWGFQLDQQGVAVVGSIPAGLPPISLPGFEVGLWQELLMAALLISIVGFVESVSVGQTLAAKRRQRIDPNQELIGLGSANLAAAFSGGMPVTGGFSRSVVNFDAGAQTPAAGAFTAVGIGVAAVLLTPLIAYLPVATLAATIIIAVLSLVDLPIIVRTWRYSRSDFAAMFATIVVTLGNGVESGILAGVGLSLALHLYRTSRPHSAVIGRVPGSEHFRNVERHSVETVPFLCILRVDESLYFANARYLEDTVMEVVTRQPDVKHVVLACQAVNVIDASALESLETINHRLQDAGVSLHLAEVKGPVMDRLQTTAFCKELTGFVFLSTYSAWVALTQPSNALYPEQAICPQATSLPLSFESNPPKSPGLTVKGVTAEPVHTRSL; this is encoded by the coding sequence GTGAACGTGAAACGCTATCTACCCATCCTGCAATGGCTACCGCATTATAAGCGGGACACGCTGACGCGCGACTTGTTGGCTGCGGTGATCGTTACCATCATGCTGATCCCCCAGTCGTTGGCTTATGCCATGTTGGCGGGCTTGCCTGCGGAAGTCGGGCTGTATGCCAGTGTGCTGCCACTGGTGGCCTATGCCGTCTTTGGTACCAGCCGAACGCTGGCGGTGGGCCCGGTTGCCGTGGTCTCACTGATGACGGCGGCTGCCCTAGGCAATATTGCCACGCCGGGGAGCGCTGAGTACGTGGGCGCTGCCCTGGTGCTGGCATTGCTGTCCGGCTTGATCCTGACTCTGATGGGGTTGGCACGTCTGGGGTTTCTAGCCAATTTTCTGAGCCATCCGGTCATTTCCGGTTTTATTACTGCCTCGGGTCTGATCATTGCCGCTGGCCAGTTGCGTCACCTGTTGGGCGTTGAGGCAAGCGGCCATAACATGATTGAACTATTGATCGGGCTGGGTCGCGAAGTTGGCAATATTCATCTGGCGACGTTTCTGATTGGCTTAGGCACCCTGGTTTTCCTGTACTCCACCCGGCGCTGGTTGAAGGGGATTTTACTCAATTTCGGCGCGCCTGCCATGGTGGCAGACCTGCTGACCAAGGCGGCGCCAATTGTTGCGGTTGCTGTCACTACGCTAGTGACCTGGGGCTTTCAGTTGGATCAGCAGGGAGTGGCGGTTGTCGGCTCGATTCCGGCTGGCTTGCCACCGATCAGCCTGCCGGGGTTTGAAGTTGGCCTGTGGCAGGAGTTGCTGATGGCGGCGCTTTTGATCAGCATTGTCGGCTTTGTTGAGTCAGTATCGGTGGGCCAGACGCTGGCCGCCAAGCGCCGCCAGCGTATCGACCCCAACCAGGAGTTGATCGGCCTGGGTAGCGCTAACCTGGCAGCAGCGTTTTCCGGAGGCATGCCGGTGACCGGCGGCTTTTCCCGTTCGGTGGTGAATTTTGATGCGGGCGCCCAGACGCCTGCAGCCGGGGCTTTCACGGCCGTCGGGATTGGCGTGGCGGCGGTGCTGCTCACACCTCTGATTGCCTACCTGCCGGTAGCAACCCTGGCCGCGACCATCATCATTGCCGTGCTCAGCCTGGTGGATCTGCCCATTATTGTGCGTACCTGGCGCTATTCGCGCAGCGATTTTGCGGCCATGTTCGCCACTATCGTCGTAACTCTGGGTAACGGGGTGGAAAGCGGCATTCTTGCTGGTGTCGGGTTATCGCTGGCGCTACACCTTTATCGTACCAGCCGCCCGCATAGTGCGGTGATTGGCCGGGTGCCGGGCAGCGAGCATTTCCGGAACGTGGAGCGCCATAGCGTCGAGACCGTGCCTTTTCTATGTATTCTGCGCGTCGATGAAAGCCTCTATTTCGCCAATGCGCGCTATCTTGAAGATACCGTGATGGAAGTGGTCACCCGCCAGCCTGACGTCAAGCACGTGGTGCTGGCCTGTCAGGCGGTCAATGTGATTGATGCCTCGGCACTGGAAAGCCTTGAGACCATCAACCATCGTTTGCAGGATGCGGGTGTATCTCTGCATCTGGCGGAGGTCAAGGGGCCGGTGATGGATCGTCTGCAGACGACGGCTTTCTGTAAGGAATTGACTGGCTTTGTATTTTTAAGCACCTACAGCGCCTGGGTAGCCCTCACTCAGCCCTCAAATGCACTTTACCCTGAACAGGCAATCTGCCCGCAGGCGACATCTTTGCCGCTTTCTTTTGAAAGTAATCCGCCCAAATCTCCGGGATTGACGGTGAAGGGCGTGACAGCAGAACCGGTACACACACGCTCGCTTTAG
- a CDS encoding MBL fold metallo-hydrolase: protein MTSPLVTHFFDEPTNTFSYVVQDPGSKACAILDSVLDFDYAAGRTDVRSADEIIAYVRENGLDVEWILETHVHADHLSAAPYLHECLGGKTGIGANITIVQDVFGKAFNAGTEFARDGSQFDALFKDGDTFTIGGLEGRVLHTPGHTPACLTYVIGDAAFVGDTLFMPDFGTARCDFPGGDARALYQSIQKVLALPSDTRLFMCHDYKAPQRDVYQHETTVAEQRAANIHVHDGVSEEEFVRMRTERDATLAMPKLIIPSVQVNMRGGDMPPAEDNGQVYLKVPINKF, encoded by the coding sequence ATGACTTCCCCGCTGGTAACGCACTTTTTTGATGAGCCTACCAATACGTTCAGCTATGTGGTTCAAGACCCAGGCAGTAAAGCCTGTGCAATTCTGGATTCAGTGCTGGATTTCGACTACGCCGCAGGCCGTACGGATGTGCGTTCAGCCGATGAGATCATCGCCTATGTGCGTGAGAACGGCCTGGACGTTGAGTGGATTCTGGAAACCCACGTTCATGCCGACCATCTTTCAGCGGCGCCGTACCTGCATGAGTGCCTGGGTGGCAAGACCGGGATTGGTGCCAATATCACCATTGTTCAGGACGTGTTTGGCAAGGCATTTAATGCGGGCACCGAGTTCGCCCGGGATGGCAGCCAGTTTGATGCGCTGTTCAAGGACGGCGATACCTTCACCATTGGTGGGCTTGAGGGCCGCGTGCTGCACACGCCTGGGCATACTCCGGCCTGTCTGACCTATGTGATCGGTGATGCTGCCTTTGTCGGCGATACCCTCTTCATGCCGGATTTTGGCACCGCACGCTGTGATTTCCCCGGTGGGGACGCGCGAGCGCTTTATCAGTCCATTCAGAAAGTCCTGGCTCTGCCGTCTGACACCCGCTTGTTTATGTGCCACGACTATAAGGCACCGCAGCGTGATGTGTATCAGCATGAAACCACGGTTGCCGAACAGCGCGCTGCCAATATTCATGTACACGACGGGGTGAGCGAGGAAGAGTTTGTGCGTATGCGCACCGAGCGTGATGCCACCCTGGCCATGCCCAAGCTGATTATCCCTTCAGTCCAGGTCAACATGCGCGGAGGCGATATGCCGCCGGCCGAGGATAACGGCCAAGTGTATCTGAAAGTTCCTATCAACAAGTTTTAA
- a CDS encoding OmpA family protein, with protein sequence MLEDHRGGPRHDSLLKVQGEDDSDSAWMVSYIDIMTLLVALFVIVIVAAEAANPGWLVKSRQPEPVEPPTPYFEVPLPEPLAELREWRKGHESRYVDPGVLNPVAVSAALGVAGLPPRPAPLSSVPPLLAKPSVVQSEDVFVDETQPFILPRLMLPSGFDLQQPLAEFMVVLTDRPPVNVEEINDDAVASAVALEQVLSQRVEESAYLPDLNGVEVSRVAEGINLRVQDQLLFPSSAAELTEDGSGLVDSLVSTIQRYQGEVSVEGHSDSRPINTPEFPSNWALSSARAIAIVEALIEAGVEPSRLRAVGRAATQPLADNESEEGRARNRRVEVLINVE encoded by the coding sequence ATGCTTGAAGATCACCGTGGTGGCCCGCGTCATGACTCACTGCTCAAGGTGCAAGGTGAGGATGACAGTGATAGTGCCTGGATGGTTAGTTACATCGATATTATGACCCTGCTGGTAGCGCTATTTGTGATTGTAATCGTAGCGGCTGAAGCAGCAAACCCCGGCTGGCTGGTAAAATCGCGTCAGCCGGAACCGGTAGAGCCACCCACGCCATATTTTGAAGTGCCCTTGCCCGAGCCTCTGGCAGAGCTGCGTGAATGGCGAAAGGGGCATGAATCCCGCTACGTTGACCCTGGTGTTTTGAACCCAGTGGCGGTGAGTGCAGCACTGGGCGTGGCAGGCTTGCCGCCACGGCCTGCGCCGCTCAGCAGTGTTCCGCCTTTGTTGGCTAAACCGTCGGTGGTTCAGTCAGAGGACGTTTTCGTTGATGAGACGCAGCCTTTTATCTTGCCACGCTTGATGCTGCCCTCCGGGTTTGATCTGCAGCAGCCATTGGCGGAGTTCATGGTGGTGCTGACCGACCGGCCGCCGGTGAATGTTGAAGAAATTAACGATGATGCGGTGGCGTCGGCGGTGGCGCTGGAACAGGTGCTTTCCCAGCGGGTGGAAGAGTCTGCCTATCTGCCTGACCTGAATGGAGTAGAGGTTTCCCGGGTGGCAGAAGGTATTAATCTGCGCGTTCAGGATCAGCTGTTGTTCCCCAGTTCAGCGGCTGAATTGACCGAGGACGGCAGCGGGCTGGTTGATTCGCTGGTATCGACAATCCAGCGCTATCAGGGGGAAGTCTCCGTTGAGGGGCATTCCGACAGCCGTCCGATCAATACGCCGGAATTCCCTTCCAACTGGGCTTTGTCCAGTGCACGGGCGATTGCCATTGTTGAGGCCTTGATTGAAGCCGGGGTGGAACCGAGCCGCCTAAGGGCAGTAGGACGCGCTGCTACCCAGCCGCTAGCGGACAATGAATCTGAGGAAGGGCGCGCTAGAAACCGCCGTGTAGAAGTTTTGATCAATGTAGAATAA
- a CDS encoding SDR family NAD(P)-dependent oxidoreductase encodes MDNAVHSQAQTVLITGATGAIGSALAMAYAQPGAQLILHGRRHGVLANLAERCREKGAHVETSGVDLTDDKALAEWLVQISTDSLPDIAIFNAGQNAHPISTGYLEPQDSVTALIDINLKVPMAMAQHLVPAMRARGSGQLAFISSLAGWHGLPSTPAYSATKAGIKAYGEALRGLLAPVGIGVSVILPGYVTSPMCDAMPGPKPFEMPAHKAAALIQRGIAGNKARISFPFPLNFGTWWLAVLPAAISQRIIRLLGFGRIKREAK; translated from the coding sequence TTGGATAATGCCGTTCACTCACAGGCGCAAACCGTCCTGATTACCGGAGCAACAGGGGCGATTGGCAGCGCGCTGGCCATGGCCTATGCGCAACCTGGCGCCCAGCTGATTCTCCATGGCCGCCGCCATGGCGTGCTGGCAAACCTTGCTGAACGCTGCAGAGAAAAAGGCGCTCATGTCGAGACAAGCGGCGTCGATTTGACCGATGATAAGGCACTGGCCGAATGGTTAGTTCAAATCAGCACCGATAGCCTGCCGGATATCGCCATCTTCAATGCCGGGCAGAATGCCCACCCTATCAGCACTGGCTACCTGGAACCGCAGGATAGCGTGACGGCCCTGATTGACATCAACCTCAAAGTACCCATGGCCATGGCTCAGCATCTGGTGCCTGCCATGCGTGCGCGGGGTAGCGGGCAACTGGCTTTTATCAGCTCACTCGCGGGTTGGCATGGGCTCCCCAGCACACCCGCCTACAGCGCCACAAAAGCCGGCATCAAGGCCTATGGAGAAGCCTTGCGCGGCTTGCTGGCACCGGTGGGCATTGGTGTCAGCGTGATCTTGCCTGGCTATGTTACCTCCCCCATGTGCGACGCCATGCCTGGGCCAAAACCGTTCGAGATGCCTGCACACAAGGCGGCTGCCCTGATCCAGCGCGGTATTGCTGGCAACAAGGCGCGCATCAGCTTTCCTTTCCCACTTAATTTTGGCACCTGGTGGCTGGCGGTGCTTCCTGCCGCCATTTCGCAGCGAATTATCCGCTTGCTCGGATTTGGTCGTATTAAAAGAGAGGCCAAATGA